The Candidatus Hydrogenedentota bacterium genomic sequence GCCTTTCGCCACTTTTCGGTCTTGTTATGTTCTGAAGCTCCCGTGTGGTAGACTACCGGCCATCGAACTGGACCCACGCACTGTTTGGCGCTATCTCGCCCGTGTGCCGGGAGGGTCTTTGTTGTGAAGGGACCAGACGGAATGATCCTGACGAAGTACATTACGAAGCCGTGCATTGTGCCTGATTTGCAGGCGACGACGAAGGCAGACGCCCTTAAAGAGTTGACCCACTTGCTGTTCGAGAAGCGTAAGCTCGACGGAGCCGGATTGGCTTTGGAGCAGATTCTTGCGCGCGAGGTTACCGAGAGTACGGGAATCGGCAGGGGCATTGCCGTGCCGCACGCGCGTATAACGGGCATGAAGCAATTGGCTTGCGCGGTGGGGCGCGTACCCCAGGGACTCGACTTCAAAGCGGTCGACCGCAAGCCCACGCACCTCATTTTCCTGATTTGCTATCCGCCGTCGGAGCAGACGACGTACCTCAATTTTGTCGCGACCGTGGCCAAACTATTGAGCGACGCAAACCATCTCCGCGCAATGTTGGAGGCGGAAACCGCCGACGACATGTTTGACCTTCTGGAGCAGACTTCGCAGACGTTCACGGAAACGCACGAGGAGCGCTTGCAGAAGCTGAAGGCGGACCCTGCCATCGCGAAGACGGCAGACGGCAACGCGGACCTGATTTTGCTGGCCCGGTTGCAGTTGTGCCACGAGATGATGCAGAGCTCGCGCACCGGCAAGACGCAGATTCAGAAGCGAATCGATACGATTCGCAGCTTGGTGGAGCCGCGCATTCTGAATCACTTCGACAAGCTGATGAAGAGCCGGAAACCAGCGCTGGTGCCGGTGGAAGGCGACACGTGTCAAGGCTGTTTCATGAAGCTGCCGTCGAAGTTTGTTCAGCAAGTGCGGCAGGACCCGAACCACATCCATACGTGCATGAACTGCAGCAGGTTTATTTACGTCGTGTAGGGTCGTGTTTCCGGCACGGCAGTACTTGGTCCTGGATGCGCGAACTATGGGCATGGCGGCAATGGTGGCTGGAGATGGTGACCCATGTCTGTAAATCCGAAGTTCGATGAGATCGCCCGGCGTGTCCCTCTGTTCAACGGACTGAGTTCGGAGGACGTCGCCAAGATATTCTCGAAGGGCATGACCATGACCGTCGAGAAGGGCAATGTTATTTTCTATCAAGGCACGACGGGCAACCAGATGTATGTGGTGCTTGGAGGCCGGGTAGAACTGTATGACCGCAAGAAACTGATAGCGACGTTGCGAACGGGCGACTTGTTCGGCGAGATGGCCGTGATAAACGGCGAGCCGCGCAGCGCGTCCGCTGTGGCATCGGAAACGGCACGGCTTTTCGTGTTGAGCGAGACGGTGTTTCAGCGGTTGATGGAAAAACGAGTCGCCATACGCATACTTCTGAACGTCATTGGCACAATGAGCCGTCGCCTTCGAGACATGAACACCAAGCTCATTGAGGCGAAAGCGAAAGAGACCGAAGACGTAACCGAACAGCCATGAACGTTCGCGAAGTCATTGCGTCTTTCCGAGCCTCTCAGCGCAACACCCAGTTGCCTTGTTCTGGCCGGGGAAGAAGTACGGCAAGCAGAGGGCCGCGTTTCTTGAGAGGACGTTAGGATGCCTACCTCCATTACTCGGCGAGATCTATTCCTGCGAGGCGCGGCATTGGCGGTTGCAGGCGCGGGTGTTGTGTCCGCACAAGTCGAAACGGCCCCGCCGTCGGGCGATTTAGGCAGGCTGGATGCTGTTGTCGCGGATTGTCTGATGCGATCGGGGGTTCCCGGGCTTTCGTTGGCCATCATTCGAGGCGGGCGCGTTGACCAGGTGCGGGGGTATGGGATAGCGAACAAGAACACGAAGAAGGCCGTTACGCCGGCAACGGTGTTTCAGGCTGCGTCGCTTACCAAGCCAATGACGGCCTACTGTGTGATGCGCATGGTCGAGCGGGGGGCGATCTCTCTTGACGCACCGGTCATTCGCTACATGGCGAGCCCCGTTGCGTCCAACGACGCGATGGCCAGCGAGATCACGGTGCGCACGATACTTGCACACACCAGCGGGCTTCCCAATTGGGAGAACGGACGTTGGCCGATGCGGATGCGCTTTCGGCCCGGCGAGAGCTTCGGGTATTCGAGCGAGGCGTACAACTATCTTCAACGGGTGGTGGAGACCGTGACCGCACAGCCTCTCGCGGATGCGCTGCAGAAGGAAGTCGCCGAACCGTTAGGACTACGCGAGACGAGTTTTGTTTGGCGTGATGAATACGAAGCAACGGCCGCTGCCGGTTACGAGTGGGACGGCACGCCCGTTCGCGCGGTGAGCCATCCGACCGAGGCGAGCGGCGCCGGTTCGCTTCACACGACGCCTCGAGATTTCGCGGAGTTTATGCTTGCCCTCATGGCCAGCCAGACGACGCCGGTTCGCGGAGCGAACTATTGCAGCGTGCGCATGATGCTGGGGCCTCAAGTACAGCTTTCGCCGAATTTGGCGTGGGGGCTTGGGTGGGGATTGCATCTTTCCGACGATGGAGACCGGTTCTGGCACTTCGGTGACAGCCGTGGGTATATGAGCTACGCCACCGGATCGCGCACTACGGGATCCGGATTGGTCGTATTCACGAATGGCCGTCACGGATTGCGCGTGGCGCACAAAGTTGCCGCGTGCGTCTGCGACCATCAGGACCCGGTGTTCAATTGGATATACGACGTGTTTTACGAAGGCAAGTTGAGGCAGTGGCCTGATCCATCGCACCCGGTTCCGCCAAAGAAAGCCGTTGCACCTCGCCGCAAGACACAAAGCAAGAGCAAAAGTAAGAGCAAGAAGAGGTAACTTAACCCGTGTTGTCGCGACGTGCCCTGGCTGTATTCTTCGTGTCCATGGCCTCGATCTCGTTTGAGGTCATGCTCACCCGCTATTTCGCCGTTGCGAGTTGGTCGGAATACGGTTACTGGGTGATTTCCATAGCCATGGTCGGGTTTGCGTTCAGCGGCGTCGTGTTGTCGCTGTTTCGCGGCGTGGCCACGCGATACGCATCGACGCTGTTTGTGGTATTGCCCCTGCTGATCATGGCAGCCGCGGCGGCAGGGTACTATTTCATCACGATCAATGCCTTTAACCCTCTGGAACTGCAGAACCAGCAGCTTTGGCAGTCGCAGCTCGTAAACATCGGTAAGTTCTACCTTGCGTTATTTCCCTATTTCTTCCTCACGGGCACGTTCCTGGGGCTGAGTTTTGTCACGTACCATGAAGAAATCACGAAGCTGTATGCGGCGGATCTAATCGGCGCCGGATTGGGCGCAGCCGTGATACTTGGTTTGATGTTCTTCATTCATCCCTTCTACTTAATCTGTTCCATCCCCTGCATTCTGATACCCGCGGCATTTCTCTATGCGTGGCCTGCCCGGGGCCGGGTATTGATTGGTTTTGTGGGGATAGTGGTTCTGGTTGCTTGTGTAACGCTGAGTATCGCCTTCAATCGCGCGCGTGTGTTTGAGTTCAAGTCCATTTACGCCGTGTTGCACGTTCACGGCAATCGGATTGTCGAAGAGTCGCGCACGCCGCGCGGCTTCTATCAGGTTCTCGATAACTTCACGGAGCGCCGCGACCTTGCTGTCTCCAACAACGTCGGCTTGATGAACTTGGAGTCACCGCCTCCCGCGCTTGGAATCTACAAGGACGGTAACCGGCTCTCGTCGCTAATCGCGAACACCGATGACGCGTTTACGTATGTAGAGGGCGCGCTGAGCACGTTCCCCTACCAATTGCGAAAAGGCGGGCGCGCACTGGCGATCGGCAGCAGCGGCGGATCGCGCGTATTCGAGGTGGCCAAACTGGGTGCTCGGCAAGCGGTCGTATTGGAGTCGGAGCCATTCATCTATGGCTTGGCAAGCGCAAGGATTGCAGGCAAGCTGCCGGAGTCGTGCGCCTATCTCAATGAGTCCCCGCAATCGTACTTGGCGCGCGAGCATGAGCCGTTCGACGTAATCGACATTTCGGAAGACTATTTGGATTGCGGCTATGCGAACAAGTACTCGCTCACGGAAGAGTCGCTTCGAATGTTCTTCGACCGTCTTACGCCGAACGGCGTTATTTCGGTGCCCGTTTCTATCCGCGAGTTCTCCGTGTATGCGGTGAAGTTGGTGGAAACGGCGCGCAGCGCATTGGCGGGTCTTGGCGTCGCGTCGCCGGAAACACACCTGGCCGTCTACCGGAACGAGTGGAATGCGCGTGTGCTGATTAGTAAATCAGCCTTCTCCGAGCCGGATGTGGCGGCGCTTCGAGAGTTCTGTTCCAATCTGTCCTTCGATTGTTCGTATTTTCCGGGTATCGATCCAGCGAGTTTGGAAGTCTGGAACGATTTGCCGAAAGTGTCGTTCGACACCGAAACGGTCGAGGTCGGGGGCGGCGAAGCCTCGGATGCATTGCGCGATGACTTGATCGCCTTGTTGTCCAAAGATCGCGAGTCGTTTCTTGCAGGCAACTTCTTCAGCCTGCGACCCGTCACGTTGGATCGGCCTTTTCTTCAATACATTTTCCGCCCGTCTCGACTTGGACAGCTCATTGCGAAGATCGATTTGATACCCCATGAAGAGATCGGTTTTCTCGTGAACATTGCGGTCCTTGCGCAGGCCACATTGTTCGCATTGATTGTGCTGCTCGCGCCGCTCGTGCGCATGCGCGCGGTAGGCGGGACCGCGGGAGGCGTGCTAAAGGGAGTCGTCTATTTTGCGGCTCTTGGGCTTGGATTCTTGGCGATAGAGATCACGTTGATCGAGAAGTTCACCTTTTTGCTGAACGATTCGGTGTCGGCCTTCGCCGTGGTACTGTCTGGAATGCTGGTGTTCTCGGGTTTGGGCAGCTACTTCGCTTCGCGATTCGAGTCCTCGCCAAAACGGGGCCTGACGCTGGTAGCGCTCGTCATCGTGGGCATGCTGGCAGTCTATCTGATGTTCCTCGATCGCATCATTCTGTCCCTGCTGGATGCACCGTATTCGCTCAAGATTGCGGCCATTTTGGGGTTAATCGCCCCCATTTCGGCGGCTCTGGGCATGCCGTTCTCCCTGGGAATGAGCGCGCTTCGGGGGCGTATGGCGGGCTTCCTGCCTTTGGCGTGGGGAATAAACGGAGCTTTCTCCGTGATTTCTTCGCCGCTGGCGAGTATTATTGCCGTCTCTTATGGGTACAGTGTCGTGTTCTGGATGGCTTTGCTGTTGTATCCGCTGGCATGGCTAACATTTCCAGGTTCCGAAACCGCTGACGAATAGAAAGGCTCCATTCATGAAGTTGTGTCGCGCCGTGCTCATATTGGCTGTATTTGCCGTTACGCCCGCATTGGCCCAGGAAACAGCCTCCGCGCCCGAATCGCCCGTCTCTGCGGGCGCCCAGGTAGAACAAGTCGCCGCACCAGAGTCCGCTGCAGCGGCTCCATCTTCCGATTGGACCTATGAGCGCTACAACCAGTTGGTCGAGAAGACCGGCCGCTCGATGAAGCTATCCGAGGCGGATTTCAATGCGCTTCAAGCCCGGAAGGAATCCGCGCTCGTTGCGATTGGAAAGTATCTGAAGGACCGTCTGGGATCAGCCGACCTGAATGTGATGGCGGCGTTTGCGGCGGTACCTCGCGAATACTATCACTACAACTACGAAGGCAAGTTCTCGACAGTCAAGAGCGCTTACGAAAAGGAACCCAAGCCTTGGGGAATCGGGTATGGCAGTGCG encodes the following:
- a CDS encoding PTS sugar transporter subunit IIA, with the protein product MKGPDGMILTKYITKPCIVPDLQATTKADALKELTHLLFEKRKLDGAGLALEQILAREVTESTGIGRGIAVPHARITGMKQLACAVGRVPQGLDFKAVDRKPTHLIFLICYPPSEQTTYLNFVATVAKLLSDANHLRAMLEAETADDMFDLLEQTSQTFTETHEERLQKLKADPAIAKTADGNADLILLARLQLCHEMMQSSRTGKTQIQKRIDTIRSLVEPRILNHFDKLMKSRKPALVPVEGDTCQGCFMKLPSKFVQQVRQDPNHIHTCMNCSRFIYVV
- a CDS encoding cyclic nucleotide-binding domain-containing protein → MSVNPKFDEIARRVPLFNGLSSEDVAKIFSKGMTMTVEKGNVIFYQGTTGNQMYVVLGGRVELYDRKKLIATLRTGDLFGEMAVINGEPRSASAVASETARLFVLSETVFQRLMEKRVAIRILLNVIGTMSRRLRDMNTKLIEAKAKETEDVTEQP
- a CDS encoding beta-lactamase family protein, producing MPTSITRRDLFLRGAALAVAGAGVVSAQVETAPPSGDLGRLDAVVADCLMRSGVPGLSLAIIRGGRVDQVRGYGIANKNTKKAVTPATVFQAASLTKPMTAYCVMRMVERGAISLDAPVIRYMASPVASNDAMASEITVRTILAHTSGLPNWENGRWPMRMRFRPGESFGYSSEAYNYLQRVVETVTAQPLADALQKEVAEPLGLRETSFVWRDEYEATAAAGYEWDGTPVRAVSHPTEASGAGSLHTTPRDFAEFMLALMASQTTPVRGANYCSVRMMLGPQVQLSPNLAWGLGWGLHLSDDGDRFWHFGDSRGYMSYATGSRTTGSGLVVFTNGRHGLRVAHKVAACVCDHQDPVFNWIYDVFYEGKLRQWPDPSHPVPPKKAVAPRRKTQSKSKSKSKKR